One genomic segment of Bacillota bacterium includes these proteins:
- the thiW gene encoding energy coupling factor transporter S component ThiW encodes MALMTALGTLLSQFLVIPVGPAKVQPVQALVNVVGAVLYGPWGAFWVAAAISTLRNLLGVGTPLAYPGSLFGALLAGFAWRRTRNLPLTGLGELVGTGLIGALAGYPLALLVMHKPVGALALVAAFTPSSAAGVLVGLLVTGLLRRAGLLAGRPAPAGGRAEEGGRAEP; translated from the coding sequence ATGGCGCTGATGACCGCGCTGGGCACGCTTCTCTCCCAGTTCCTGGTCATCCCCGTCGGCCCCGCCAAGGTGCAGCCCGTCCAGGCGCTGGTCAACGTGGTGGGCGCCGTCCTCTACGGCCCCTGGGGCGCCTTCTGGGTGGCGGCCGCCATCTCCACGCTGCGCAACCTGCTGGGCGTGGGCACGCCGCTCGCCTACCCGGGCAGTCTCTTCGGCGCGCTCCTGGCGGGCTTCGCCTGGCGGCGGACGCGCAACCTGCCCCTGACCGGTCTCGGCGAGCTGGTGGGCACGGGCCTGATCGGCGCCCTGGCCGGCTATCCCCTGGCGCTCCTGGTGATGCACAAGCCGGTGGGCGCCCTGGCGCTGGTGGCGGCCTTCACGCCCTCCTCGGCCGCGGGCGTGCTGGTGGGACTGCTGGTGACCGGCCTTCTGCGCCGCGCCGGCCTCCTGGCGGGACGGCCGGCGCCGGCCGGGGGCCGGGCGGAAGAGGGGGGGAGGGCCGAACCATGA
- the thiM gene encoding hydroxyethylthiazole kinase, producing MTETAGGAAAAPLVPDRELAARAARLLEALRQRRPLVHHITNRVVTHSTANLTLALGASPVMAYAPEEVAEMAAAAQALLLNIGTLTAAELEAALVAGRAANAAGVPVLLDPVGAGATRFRLEACHRILDEVRVAVLRGNADEMAALAGEGGGQRGVDAVRPRDDAERAELARRVARRYGCVAAVTGARDWLSDGERGIACDNGHPLLAQVTGTGCMASTAVAAFLAAGDEPLEAAAAALGAFGLAAEWAARDARGPGSFEVALLDRVAALRPVDLEEGLRLARLEGGEGR from the coding sequence ATGACCGAGACGGCGGGAGGGGCCGCGGCCGCGCCGCTCGTCCCCGACCGGGAGCTGGCCGCGCGGGCGGCGCGGCTGCTGGAGGCGCTGCGCCAGCGGCGACCGCTGGTCCACCACATCACCAACCGGGTGGTCACCCACTCCACCGCCAACCTGACGCTGGCGCTGGGCGCCTCGCCGGTGATGGCCTACGCGCCCGAGGAAGTGGCCGAGATGGCGGCGGCGGCGCAGGCGCTCCTGCTCAACATCGGCACGCTGACCGCCGCGGAGCTGGAGGCGGCGCTGGTGGCCGGCCGCGCCGCCAACGCCGCCGGCGTCCCGGTCCTCCTCGACCCGGTGGGCGCCGGCGCCACCCGCTTCCGCCTCGAGGCCTGCCACCGCATCCTGGACGAGGTGCGCGTCGCCGTCCTCCGCGGCAACGCCGACGAGATGGCGGCGCTGGCGGGCGAGGGCGGGGGACAGCGCGGGGTGGACGCCGTGCGGCCGCGCGACGACGCCGAGCGCGCCGAGCTGGCCCGCCGGGTGGCGCGGCGCTACGGCTGCGTGGCGGCGGTGACCGGCGCCCGCGACTGGCTCTCGGACGGAGAGCGCGGGATCGCCTGCGACAACGGCCACCCGCTCTTGGCGCAGGTGACGGGGACGGGCTGCATGGCCAGCACGGCGGTGGCCGCCTTCCTGGCGGCGGGCGACGAGCCGCTGGAGGCGGCGGCGGCCGCCCTGGGCGCCTTCGGCCTGGCGGCGGAGTGGGCGGCTCGCGACGCCCGGGGACCGGGCAGCTTCGAGGTGGCGCTCCTCGACCGCGTGGCCGCCCTGCGACCGGTCGACCTGGAAGAAGGGCTCCGTCTCGCCCGCCTGGAGGGGGGCGAGGGCCGGTGA